TGAAGCTTTAAAAGATATATATGAATTAAAATTCGATTCTAATTTTTTTCTTTCACTAATAAAGCTTAATATCAAACATAAATATGCTCTAAAATTATTATATGAAATATATACTACTACAAAGAAAAGAGATATAAAAAAAGAAGCTTCTAAAAKTATTGATGAAGTTCTTGAAAAAATGAATATTAGCTATAGCGAGTTTAAATTAAAGTGTATGCCAAATTTGRGATTTAATTCTAAAGGTGAAAGAGAGTTCAATAAAGATTATAAATTAATTTTAAATAGCGATTATTCTTTAAGTTTGTTTGATATAAAAAATRATAAAATATTAAAA
This region of Brachyspira sp. SAP_772 genomic DNA includes:
- a CDS encoding DUF4132 domain-containing protein; translated protein: EALKDIYELKFDSNFFLSLIKLNIKHKYALKLLYEIYTTTKKRDIKKEASKXIDEVLEKMNISYSEFKLKCMPNLXFNSKGEREFNKDYKLILNSDYSLSLFDIKNBKILKSMPKKINEDLKEEIQNLEKEIXKFMRANSYLLSIILIDGEIYSYDLFREYFIDNILMNKFASTLIWNLYDKNKKIITTFRYLGXDKYIDSENK